The following proteins come from a genomic window of Triticum aestivum cultivar Chinese Spring chromosome 6A, IWGSC CS RefSeq v2.1, whole genome shotgun sequence:
- the LOC123129597 gene encoding uncharacterized protein — translation MASQPAYRDSVSRLHIKAAAAVDHCDGNSSKCSHSTSGVAHRSNEAQVGPSKLGRSTTEAVLYPARPGSSAVAATTSARRALDPKFLLPCASSLASLARRPATGVAAGDHPGAQCQHHGCPVLELSLEVRTPPRDLHRPDPAPPSRIRAPSTSSTRSGAAQPAMSSTMAPVEILCILSVDAPSSHEDLDAWLADKLPQILQEVQPGCSWEPSAG, via the exons ATGGCGAGTCAGCCCGCCTACAGAGACAGCGTAAGCCGGCTGCATATTAAGGCGGCGGCGGCCGTTGATCATTGCGATGGCAACAGCAGCAAGTGCAGCCACTCAACGTCTGGGGTGGCTCACAGGTCAAACGAAGCGCAGGTCGGACCATCGAAGCTCGGCAGAAGTACAACAGAAGCCGTGCTGT atccggcccgcccaggCTCGAGTGCTGTCGCCGCCACGACCAGTGCCCGCAGAGCGCTCGACCCCAAGTTCCTCCTCCCGTGcgcttcctccctggcctccctcGCGCGTCGTCCGGcgaccggcgtcgccgccggcgaccacccag GAGCTCAGTGCCAGCACCATGGATGCCCAGTCCTCGAGCTCTCCTTGGAGGTTCGAACGCCGCCACGGGACCTTCACCGGCCAGATCCGGCGCCTCCCTCTAGGATCCGCgcgccctcgacctcctcgacccGATCCGGCGCCGCCCAACCCGCCATGAGCTCCACCATGGCTCCCGTCGAGATCCTGTGCATCCTCTCGGTCGACGCACCATCGTCGCATGAGGACTTGGATGCCTGGCTCGCTGACAAACTCCCCCAAATCCTACAGGAGGTTCAG CCAGGATGTTCATGGGAGCCTTCGGCCGGCTGA